A part of Legionella sainthelensi genomic DNA contains:
- a CDS encoding ABC transporter substrate-binding protein codes for MKYFLFALSLFFASKILANPVVNVYVWGGEIPKSLIQQFERESGIKVNFSTYDSNETMYAKLKASQQTIYDVILPSAYFVERMKRQGMLEPLSHHQLPNLDNLDKRFVNNDYDKDNHYSAPIIWGATGVFYNSNAIHRPPKAWSALWDKKWHNQLMLLDDSREIFAIALMSLGFDPNDNNPEHIKKAYEHLLKLVPNIKLFASDSIQAIIIDEDALIGSAWNGDAFKAQAENKAIEFVYPEDGFVIWVDCLAIPKNPPHLREALQFINFMLKAETSAQIALKEGHAITNEKGRALLPSSIKDNPMIYPSEEIMKKGQFQRDVGEDTLMLYNRYWEQLKLAF; via the coding sequence ATGAAATATTTTCTATTTGCACTGTCTCTTTTTTTTGCTTCCAAGATTTTGGCTAATCCAGTTGTGAATGTTTATGTTTGGGGCGGGGAAATTCCTAAAAGTTTAATTCAACAATTTGAACGAGAGTCTGGAATTAAGGTTAATTTTTCAACCTATGACAGTAATGAAACAATGTATGCAAAGTTAAAAGCAAGCCAACAAACCATTTATGATGTGATTCTTCCCTCTGCCTATTTTGTAGAACGAATGAAAAGGCAGGGCATGCTAGAACCGTTGAGTCATCACCAACTGCCGAATCTTGACAACTTGGATAAACGTTTTGTTAATAATGATTATGATAAGGATAATCATTATAGTGCGCCTATTATATGGGGGGCAACCGGTGTTTTTTATAATAGCAATGCGATACATCGCCCACCAAAAGCTTGGAGTGCGTTGTGGGATAAAAAATGGCATAATCAACTGATGCTCCTGGATGATTCACGGGAGATATTTGCAATCGCCTTAATGAGTTTGGGATTTGATCCGAATGATAATAATCCGGAGCATATTAAAAAAGCTTATGAACATTTATTAAAACTTGTGCCTAATATTAAATTATTTGCAAGTGACAGCATTCAGGCAATTATTATCGATGAGGATGCGCTCATAGGATCTGCGTGGAATGGTGATGCGTTTAAAGCACAGGCTGAAAACAAGGCTATTGAGTTTGTTTATCCTGAAGATGGTTTCGTGATTTGGGTGGATTGTCTCGCCATTCCTAAAAATCCCCCGCATCTCAGAGAGGCGCTCCAATTTATTAATTTTATGCTTAAGGCCGAGACAAGTGCACAAATCGCATTAAAGGAAGGGCATGCTATTACTAATGAAAAAGGTCGTGCTTTGTTGCCTTCATCAATAAAAGATAATCCAATGATTTATCCTTCTGAAGAAATCATGAAAAAGGGCCAATTCCAACGCGATGTTGGAGAAGATACATTAATGCTTTATAACCGGTATTGGGAACAATTAAAGCTGGCTTTTTAA
- a CDS encoding type IV pilin protein gives MKQPKRKGFTLIDLMIALVVMAILVTIAYPYYVSFLLKARRADALATLAQDQILLERCYAQNFSYNTCTSLPAFPQTSAQGFYSITLSNLGATFYTLTATPRGSQTEDTTCASMTVDQANVKTAVDSSGTTQTICWNPS, from the coding sequence ATGAAACAACCTAAAAGAAAAGGATTTACCTTAATTGATTTAATGATAGCTTTAGTGGTTATGGCGATACTGGTGACTATTGCCTACCCCTACTACGTGAGCTTTTTGCTAAAAGCACGCCGCGCTGATGCTTTGGCCACACTAGCTCAAGACCAAATTCTTCTTGAACGCTGCTATGCTCAAAATTTTTCTTATAATACATGTACCTCTTTACCTGCTTTTCCGCAAACATCAGCGCAAGGATTCTACAGCATCACCTTAAGTAATCTGGGTGCAACATTCTATACTCTTACTGCAACACCGCGAGGAAGCCAGACCGAAGATACTACGTGTGCGAGTATGACAGTAGATCAAGCCAACGTAAAAACTGCCGTAGATTCCTCAGGAACGACGCAAACGATTTGTTGGAATCCTTCATAG
- a CDS encoding pilus assembly protein — protein MVHAQSKSFRVGLKALLFLIVSTLVLAASTPILNIPQIPLIMASPTHPQVLIAIGNSESMDGDLSGAIMSGSGSLTGGLASLKNSSSPLNYTVPSGFTPPVQAANSSGQAPYTVSQNGVLVDNGASRLNVAKAGVQAIINTYMQSTDFALATYKTSSVAVYNTWVYYMSPQGSNFSFTNTPVTGNTYVNNPCYNYTSASSTIQSNCSSIGSFYGSSVLSSNAYMQIGATSDNPAINDVLYAGSSFPGVFLTYSGPSPATPYPPNFSISNYNNGGVLISYSKSLPNIGGFGTSPTNAGFVPYSPQVFYAQRGFGYSGTQSATSGTILVPMTSAGTNPTTTSINSAIGVFTPYLQPETNSTSTKEIKASAVQSPVAGLMASAKTYLSSLGNTSGNGCPQKKYVILISDGLPTQDLNGKLWPPLGSAAATGYGITATFNPDGSLQSTNCQALTDTISAIAALKQQGIPTYIIGLGAGVNPTLNPQAAASLTAMAVAGGTTNYYPATNSTDLVNDLNAIMISVQNGSFTTSAAAVSSTQLNNNSVEYEANFISNDTPYQDWTGNLLAMPLNPSTGLPTGAINWQAQPLLDKLVSGSGWATNRFIVTWNPSTNTGVPFEWANISTTQQTQLQPSDTLGQQRLQYLRGNTSLEMRNGGSFRNRSHILGDIIDSQVIYIGAPSAPYTSSSYLSFAQTYANRTPLLYVGANDGMLHAFNATTGNEVFAFIPNAVFANLYNLTNPLYNLSHRYFVDGSPQTADVQFSDSSWHTLLVGGENAGGNSIYGLDITNPNSFINETNLAQKVLWEFTDSDMGLSYSQPQIAQIGANTNPAGFAVFFGNGYNSLNNTSVLYAINPQTGALISKINLCNAVPGSCNSSLPQGLSSVAIANQNGFQGAPITNVYAGDLQGNMWSINVSDPNPTNWTVRLLFQAKDSSGTVQPITTAPVVTLNPAYPRVSGLFVIFGTGQLLQTSDLVNTQTQTIYGVLDKPLTSVTYTRNNLQQQTLNLISTSTSGLSVPVVTASSTPINWYSQSGWYDDLVVSGQRIVTNPTVFNGAFISTLNTPPQSCSTSFTSMLLELNFKTGGAFTNPQIIGVNANGTPNTQYNYSGVVGVQLSNSFANAATLVGPNQGNNIVLLITQSNGSQSTILNPNSTRRRTGWWQLQ, from the coding sequence ATGGTGCATGCACAAAGCAAATCTTTTAGAGTTGGATTAAAAGCGCTTTTATTTCTTATAGTATCAACTTTGGTACTAGCAGCATCAACACCTATTTTAAATATTCCACAAATACCGCTAATTATGGCTAGTCCAACTCATCCACAAGTGTTAATTGCTATTGGCAACTCCGAGTCCATGGATGGTGATTTGAGCGGTGCGATTATGTCCGGTTCAGGATCTCTCACAGGTGGATTAGCTTCACTCAAAAACTCAAGTTCACCACTTAATTATACCGTTCCTTCAGGCTTTACTCCTCCGGTGCAGGCAGCGAATAGCAGTGGCCAAGCTCCTTATACAGTAAGTCAAAATGGTGTACTTGTAGATAACGGAGCAAGCCGCCTCAATGTAGCCAAAGCCGGAGTACAAGCTATTATCAATACGTATATGCAATCTACTGATTTTGCATTAGCCACTTATAAAACAAGTTCCGTTGCTGTTTATAATACCTGGGTATACTACATGTCTCCGCAAGGAAGTAATTTTTCGTTTACTAATACCCCTGTTACCGGCAATACCTATGTTAACAACCCTTGTTATAATTACACTTCTGCTTCTTCAACCATTCAAAGTAATTGCAGTTCGATTGGAAGTTTTTACGGCTCATCGGTTCTTTCTTCCAATGCATACATGCAAATTGGAGCAACCAGTGACAACCCAGCAATTAATGATGTCCTATATGCTGGAAGTAGTTTTCCTGGAGTGTTTCTGACTTATAGTGGACCAAGCCCTGCAACTCCTTACCCTCCTAATTTCTCAATAAGTAATTATAATAATGGCGGTGTGTTGATTTCCTATTCGAAATCACTCCCTAATATTGGTGGTTTTGGCACAAGTCCTACTAATGCTGGATTTGTCCCATACTCCCCACAGGTGTTTTATGCCCAACGTGGTTTTGGCTATTCAGGGACTCAATCAGCAACTTCAGGAACCATACTGGTTCCAATGACCTCTGCGGGCACAAATCCAACAACAACCAGCATTAATAGCGCCATTGGAGTATTTACACCCTATTTACAACCAGAAACCAATTCAACGTCAACTAAAGAAATTAAAGCCAGCGCAGTGCAATCACCTGTTGCTGGTTTAATGGCATCAGCAAAAACCTATCTTTCCTCTTTAGGTAATACCAGTGGTAATGGTTGTCCTCAAAAAAAATATGTCATTTTAATTTCTGATGGTCTTCCTACCCAGGATCTAAATGGTAAGTTATGGCCGCCATTAGGAAGTGCCGCTGCTACAGGCTATGGCATTACCGCTACATTTAATCCTGATGGTTCCCTGCAAAGCACTAATTGTCAGGCTTTAACAGACACAATTAGCGCGATTGCAGCATTAAAACAACAAGGAATTCCAACTTATATTATAGGGCTTGGTGCCGGAGTCAATCCTACATTGAACCCACAAGCAGCAGCATCACTCACCGCTATGGCTGTAGCCGGTGGTACAACGAATTACTATCCTGCAACAAATTCAACTGATTTGGTTAACGATCTTAATGCAATCATGATTTCGGTGCAAAATGGCTCTTTTACAACATCAGCGGCTGCAGTGAGTTCCACTCAACTTAATAACAACAGCGTCGAATATGAGGCAAACTTCATTTCAAATGATACCCCCTATCAAGATTGGACTGGGAATTTGCTTGCTATGCCTTTAAATCCTTCAACTGGCTTACCAACAGGTGCAATAAACTGGCAAGCTCAACCCCTATTAGACAAGTTAGTGTCTGGATCAGGATGGGCCACAAATCGTTTTATAGTTACTTGGAATCCCTCAACCAATACAGGAGTTCCTTTCGAATGGGCAAATATAAGCACTACGCAACAAACACAACTCCAACCCTCAGATACTCTTGGCCAACAAAGATTGCAGTATCTTCGTGGCAATACCTCTTTGGAAATGCGTAATGGTGGCAGTTTTCGGAATCGTTCTCATATATTAGGGGATATTATAGATAGCCAAGTCATTTATATAGGTGCTCCATCAGCACCTTATACGAGCAGCAGTTATCTATCTTTTGCACAAACTTATGCCAATCGTACTCCTCTACTTTATGTAGGGGCTAATGATGGTATGTTACATGCCTTTAATGCAACAACCGGTAATGAAGTTTTTGCATTTATCCCTAATGCTGTATTTGCTAATCTTTACAATCTTACTAACCCTCTTTACAACTTAAGTCATCGTTATTTTGTCGATGGCTCACCTCAAACAGCAGATGTACAGTTTTCAGATAGTAGCTGGCACACATTACTTGTAGGAGGAGAAAATGCTGGAGGGAACAGTATTTATGGATTAGATATTACCAATCCCAATAGTTTTATTAATGAAACTAATCTTGCGCAAAAAGTACTGTGGGAATTCACTGACAGCGATATGGGACTTAGCTACAGCCAACCTCAAATTGCACAAATTGGAGCAAATACCAATCCAGCTGGTTTTGCTGTCTTTTTTGGCAACGGTTATAACAGTCTCAACAACACTTCTGTACTTTACGCCATTAATCCACAAACAGGGGCCCTCATTAGCAAGATTAATCTGTGTAATGCGGTTCCAGGATCATGTAACAGCTCACTTCCCCAAGGACTATCATCAGTAGCAATAGCAAACCAAAATGGTTTTCAAGGAGCACCTATAACCAATGTTTATGCAGGTGATTTACAAGGAAATATGTGGTCTATTAATGTAAGCGATCCCAACCCCACAAATTGGACAGTGCGCTTATTATTTCAAGCAAAAGACTCTTCCGGAACCGTGCAGCCCATAACAACAGCACCAGTGGTGACTCTTAATCCTGCCTATCCTCGTGTCTCCGGGTTATTCGTTATATTCGGCACTGGGCAATTACTGCAGACCAGTGATTTAGTAAATACGCAAACTCAGACAATCTATGGTGTTTTAGATAAACCATTAACTAGTGTTACGTATACACGAAATAACCTGCAACAACAGACACTTAATTTAATCTCCACATCAACTTCTGGCCTATCTGTACCCGTAGTTACAGCCTCATCAACACCGATTAACTGGTACAGTCAATCCGGTTGGTATGATGATCTTGTCGTCTCAGGACAACGTATAGTTACTAATCCTACTGTTTTTAATGGGGCCTTCATTAGCACCCTAAATACCCCACCTCAATCATGCAGCACGAGCTTTACGTCCATGCTTCTTGAACTCAACTTCAAAACTGGAGGAGCATTTACTAATCCTCAAATTATAGGGGTTAATGCCAATGGGACACCTAATACTCAATATAATTATTCAGGAGTTGTAGGCGTTCAATTGTCAAATAGCTTTGCTAATGCAGCAACTTTGGTTGGCCCTAATCAAGGTAATAATATCGTTCTGCTCATTACCCAATCTAATGGAAGTCAATCTACTATACTTAATCCAAACAGTACGCGAAGAAGAACGGGATGGTGGCAACTGCAATAA
- a CDS encoding pilus assembly protein: protein MITVLALANISLNTTQIRIAANATDTEMSLEKTEGALNEAINKLLNGTYTAANFLQNNNGLYILDADNPPIWTTINWSDSASVINSFQGDTNSQASYIIEKLPSVSSPGQSMNKVTNVYRITARSVGANGAVIMLQNTLQIQQ, encoded by the coding sequence ATGATTACCGTTTTAGCACTTGCGAATATTTCTCTAAATACCACTCAAATTCGAATTGCAGCAAATGCAACTGATACAGAAATGAGTTTAGAAAAAACAGAAGGTGCACTAAATGAAGCAATCAATAAACTCCTGAATGGAACCTATACTGCAGCAAACTTTCTACAAAACAATAATGGACTCTATATATTGGATGCAGATAATCCACCAATATGGACTACAATCAACTGGTCTGATTCTGCTTCTGTAATTAATAGTTTTCAGGGAGATACTAACAGCCAAGCAAGTTATATTATTGAGAAATTACCATCAGTGAGCTCCCCTGGCCAGAGTATGAATAAAGTGACAAATGTTTATCGGATTACCGCGCGTTCCGTCGGTGCTAACGGTGCGGTAATCATGTTGCAAAATACACTTCAAATACAACAATAG
- a CDS encoding PilW family protein has product MKNYQKHPQGFSLIELMIAIVIGLLLSYAVMEIYVTQTQIYKTTNSQNLIQNTENAITNLLTPIIRSAGFLGCGSINTAISNLNGGGSNPIGSLSANPTLIMGYNANSSPITISQSNAANSSNASDWTPALDPTLVGNIENSSDVLVVLGAVPASFPASVTAIDSTNDSFTVQSTSGVTLTAGQFAALSDCTTSLVFLITGSTGTTISHAAGTGVYANGASTFIVNYQAGAQFIPLQQTAFFVGQSQGGQSALMRGILTSAGWTIQPLVPGIEVMKVEYGIGSNGSIAQYVTADAVTNWAQVYTIRLGFLIAGQIASGTSNTTQYTVLGTTVNVPNDNRLRHVYEINIALRNAIS; this is encoded by the coding sequence ATGAAAAACTATCAAAAACATCCACAGGGATTTTCTTTAATTGAATTAATGATAGCAATTGTTATTGGACTTTTACTCAGCTATGCAGTCATGGAAATTTATGTGACTCAAACTCAAATTTATAAAACGACTAATTCACAGAATCTCATTCAAAATACAGAAAATGCCATTACCAATTTACTGACCCCTATTATTCGATCGGCAGGATTTTTAGGGTGCGGCTCTATAAATACAGCGATATCCAATTTAAATGGAGGAGGATCAAATCCTATTGGCTCACTGAGTGCCAATCCGACCCTAATCATGGGGTATAATGCCAATAGCTCACCCATTACAATATCACAAAGTAATGCTGCTAATAGTAGCAATGCAAGCGATTGGACTCCCGCGCTCGATCCTACCCTTGTAGGGAATATTGAAAACAGTAGCGATGTTCTAGTCGTTCTTGGTGCAGTTCCAGCAAGCTTTCCCGCATCTGTAACTGCTATAGATTCGACTAATGATTCCTTCACGGTGCAAAGTACGAGCGGAGTTACTCTTACTGCAGGACAATTTGCTGCGTTATCTGATTGCACTACATCTTTGGTCTTTTTAATTACTGGGTCAACTGGTACCACTATTTCACATGCAGCAGGTACAGGAGTATATGCAAATGGAGCCTCTACTTTTATTGTAAATTACCAAGCAGGAGCCCAATTCATTCCATTGCAGCAAACCGCTTTTTTTGTAGGGCAAAGTCAAGGGGGACAAAGTGCACTGATGCGAGGAATTTTAACCAGTGCTGGATGGACAATCCAACCTCTCGTGCCTGGAATTGAAGTGATGAAAGTAGAATACGGTATTGGCAGTAATGGCTCGATCGCTCAGTATGTCACAGCGGATGCAGTAACCAACTGGGCGCAGGTTTATACTATTCGCTTAGGATTTTTAATTGCGGGACAGATCGCTTCCGGTACCTCCAATACCACTCAATATACTGTGTTAGGCACCACAGTCAATGTGCCCAATGATAATCGACTTCGGCATGTGTATGAAATCAATATTGCCTTGAGGAATGCAATATCGTGA
- the pilV gene encoding type IV pilus modification protein PilV, with the protein MYHVSNLGVRQKGLSLIEVLVAFVILAIGMLGIASMLILSSKANNSSYAKQQAVQCAYDIFDKMRANYQAAINGNYNISNINSMGTPTLPQHLARYAICPHAQAPS; encoded by the coding sequence GTGTATCATGTAAGTAATTTAGGAGTACGACAGAAAGGATTATCCTTAATTGAAGTACTAGTCGCTTTTGTAATTTTAGCTATTGGCATGTTAGGGATAGCAAGTATGCTCATTTTATCGAGCAAGGCCAATAACTCAAGCTATGCGAAACAACAAGCAGTTCAATGTGCTTACGATATATTTGATAAAATGCGTGCCAATTACCAAGCAGCAATTAATGGAAACTACAATATCTCTAATATCAACAGCATGGGCACACCAACCCTCCCCCAACACCTGGCACGCTATGCAATCTGTCCCCATGCTCAAGCCCCCAGCTAG
- a CDS encoding GspH/FimT family protein yields the protein MKLRITTKQGFTLIELLITLLVLCILLVIAVPALSTLLMNNRLTAKTDIFVNSLNYARNTALGQSINVVVCPFGVAQSTTCGGNWSNGWIVVTQPSVGTSSLLQSQQLFSADPVLSSNVTGVVFDPHGLTTTSGNFKFCDSRGGAFARSVEVLATGFVQSSATPGQAVWDNSALTCP from the coding sequence TTGAAGCTCAGAATAACAACCAAGCAAGGCTTCACATTAATTGAGCTCTTAATCACATTATTAGTTCTTTGTATTTTATTAGTTATAGCAGTGCCCGCATTGAGTACCCTACTGATGAATAATCGTTTAACTGCTAAAACAGATATATTCGTAAATTCACTTAATTATGCTCGCAATACCGCTTTAGGTCAGTCAATTAACGTTGTAGTATGTCCTTTTGGTGTAGCTCAATCGACAACATGTGGTGGAAATTGGAGCAATGGATGGATTGTGGTCACTCAACCTTCTGTAGGTACGAGTTCATTATTACAAAGCCAACAACTTTTTTCTGCAGACCCTGTACTTTCGAGTAATGTAACCGGCGTGGTTTTTGACCCACATGGATTGACAACGACATCAGGTAATTTTAAGTTCTGCGACAGCAGAGGGGGAGCATTTGCTCGCTCAGTAGAAGTATTGGCAACTGGATTCGTTCAATCAAGCGCAACCCCTGGCCAGGCTGTATGGGATAACAGCGCACTTACATGTCCTTAA
- a CDS encoding polysaccharide deacetylase family protein yields the protein MQDGHVNEKNEKSEKLHSVPKKMISITIDDLPFVGEYRNFHLNMMIETMTKEKVPATGFIIASEVRKNNWEILRKFRDAGFGLGNHTLSHANLNKMDTKEYIHEIQKADNILLPVLTEPKYFRYPYLAMSSGRKKEDILCYLAQKNYQVAPITIDSKDFVFNQRLLSVSEINRRTYLEELKSFYLDFIWQQTLRAEEHNEFHHNNDQAQILLIHANLLNAYVLPDIIHLYKQKGYEFVSLENALKTFKYPTQCARAQVLARIKTKQQQPSISSDKNIETFVEWD from the coding sequence ATGCAAGATGGCCATGTAAATGAAAAAAATGAAAAATCTGAAAAATTACACTCTGTACCTAAAAAAATGATATCTATTACTATAGATGATTTACCTTTTGTTGGTGAATATAGAAATTTTCATTTGAATATGATGATCGAAACAATGACAAAAGAGAAAGTTCCTGCCACAGGATTTATTATTGCCAGCGAAGTGCGTAAAAACAATTGGGAAATACTACGTAAGTTTCGTGATGCAGGTTTCGGGTTAGGCAATCATACCCTCAGTCACGCTAATTTGAATAAAATGGATACGAAAGAATACATTCATGAAATTCAAAAAGCTGATAATATTTTATTACCTGTTTTAACTGAACCTAAATATTTTCGTTATCCTTATTTAGCAATGAGCTCTGGAAGAAAAAAAGAAGACATTCTTTGCTACCTCGCACAAAAAAATTATCAAGTTGCCCCAATTACCATTGATTCCAAAGACTTTGTTTTTAATCAACGCCTATTATCCGTTTCTGAAATAAACAGACGCACATATCTAGAGGAATTAAAATCTTTTTATCTGGATTTTATCTGGCAGCAAACACTCCGTGCTGAAGAACATAATGAATTTCATCACAATAATGATCAAGCACAAATTCTGCTGATCCATGCAAATTTATTAAATGCATATGTTTTACCGGATATTATTCATCTTTATAAACAAAAGGGTTATGAATTTGTCAGTTTGGAAAATGCTTTAAAAACCTTTAAATATCCGACTCAATGTGCCAGAGCACAGGTACTCGCTCGAATCAAAACAAAACAGCAACAACCGTCAATATCCAGTGATAAAAATATCGAAACATTTGTTGAGTGGGATTAA
- a CDS encoding ArnT family glycosyltransferase: MDIKNEKQLPQLFLNNAVFALFFLLVCRIISMCFIPLNDVSEARYAEIARKMLETGNWVTPQHDYGVPFWAKPPLSTWLSAFSMKLFGVNEFAARLPGLLLSAAVLWLVWRLAKKHSGSLIAMITTLVLAGTLYFFLDAGTVMTDPSLVFCVTLVMVSFWHALVDGKKVWSYVFFVALGLGLLAKGPVALVLPGMPLFFWVLIRNEWRNLWKRLPWIKGIVIMFAIALPWYIWAELRTPGFLNYFIIGENFNRFLKPGWVGDKYGYAHKEYWGMIWIYAASGIFPWCLLGLAWFIKCRHNVRKVFQDNDGWLSYCFLCTVVPLFFFTFSSNIIYTYVFCSLPAFSLFFVEYWDRVGVMIRAKNLVLGLSLIVGIIFLAATLAFNIIPEVVSKTQKPVIAAWLKQHPPTGDSLIYWDYKTEFSAQFYARGKVKFAFSEKELCHLLINHRDDYLAISPSYTKEVSPLLLNKMELIQYVYAGDKPFLLMRIPVAVSNLCAHA; encoded by the coding sequence TTGGACATCAAAAATGAGAAGCAGTTGCCACAACTATTTCTTAATAATGCTGTATTCGCATTATTCTTTCTCCTCGTGTGTCGAATTATTTCCATGTGTTTTATTCCACTTAATGATGTTTCTGAAGCACGTTATGCTGAGATTGCACGAAAGATGCTGGAAACTGGTAATTGGGTAACGCCACAGCATGATTATGGGGTTCCTTTTTGGGCTAAACCTCCTTTGTCAACTTGGCTCTCTGCTTTCTCAATGAAGCTTTTTGGTGTTAATGAGTTTGCCGCTCGTCTTCCAGGATTACTTTTGTCAGCAGCGGTTTTATGGCTTGTTTGGCGCTTAGCAAAAAAACATAGTGGTTCGTTGATTGCTATGATTACTACTTTGGTTTTAGCAGGGACTTTGTATTTTTTTCTTGATGCCGGAACAGTGATGACTGATCCGTCATTAGTGTTTTGTGTGACTTTGGTCATGGTGTCATTTTGGCATGCCTTAGTTGATGGAAAAAAGGTTTGGTCTTATGTTTTTTTTGTTGCTTTAGGATTAGGTTTGTTAGCGAAGGGACCCGTCGCTCTTGTTTTACCCGGAATGCCTTTATTTTTTTGGGTTTTGATTCGTAATGAATGGCGCAATTTATGGAAAAGATTACCTTGGATAAAAGGTATAGTGATTATGTTTGCCATAGCACTTCCCTGGTATATTTGGGCTGAACTACGAACTCCTGGCTTTTTAAATTATTTTATCATTGGTGAAAACTTCAATCGTTTTTTAAAGCCTGGATGGGTGGGTGACAAATATGGATATGCCCACAAGGAATATTGGGGGATGATTTGGATTTATGCTGCATCAGGAATTTTTCCCTGGTGCCTTCTTGGGCTTGCTTGGTTTATCAAATGCAGGCATAACGTTCGTAAAGTATTTCAAGATAATGATGGATGGTTAAGTTATTGTTTTCTTTGTACGGTAGTTCCGCTGTTCTTTTTTACATTCTCGAGCAATATTATTTATACTTATGTTTTTTGTAGCCTACCTGCTTTCTCATTGTTTTTTGTTGAATATTGGGATCGGGTAGGTGTAATGATTAGAGCGAAAAACTTAGTTTTAGGATTATCTCTAATTGTAGGAATAATTTTTTTAGCGGCTACTCTTGCCTTTAATATCATCCCGGAAGTAGTTTCAAAAACTCAAAAACCTGTGATTGCTGCATGGTTAAAACAACATCCACCAACTGGGGATTCACTGATTTATTGGGATTATAAAACAGAATTTTCAGCACAATTCTATGCAAGAGGAAAAGTAAAATTTGCTTTTAGCGAAAAAGAACTATGCCATTTGCTAATCAATCATCGTGACGATTACTTGGCTATCAGTCCATCTTACACAAAAGAAGTGTCACCACTTTTATTGAATAAAATGGAGTTGATTCAATATGTTTATGCAGGGGATAAACCATTCTTATTAATGCGCATTCCTGTTGCCGTAAGTAATTTGTGTGCTCATGCATAA